Below is a genomic region from Nocardioides panacis.
CCACGAACAGCAGGTCCTGGCCGAGGAGGTGGCGGCGCACGTCGGGCACGTTCGGCTGCGGGAACAGCGTGAGCACCGAGAACCGGACGTGCGGGTGCCGCTCGGCGAAGTCGCGCCGTTTCGCGGCGATGGTCTCCGCGGCGTCCCCCATCGCGGTCGGCACGAAGCAGACCCGCGGCGAGGCCACGCCGGCCAGCGAGAGCGCGTGGTCGACGAGGTGGTGGTTGGACAGCTCGTCGTCGTCGGTGCGCCGCAGGCCCGAGCAGGCGAACACCTGGGGAGGTCTCATCCCGCCATCGTGTCAGGCGGGCGTCGACTGCTCCGCGATCGATGCCTTCCGCGCCGTTGCGGCCGGCACCATGGTGAGCGGCTTGAGGCCGTCCACCCCGACCGTGACCACGACCGTGTCCCCGTCGAGCCTGATCCGCGCCCGGAGCCCCGACGCGAACGCCAGCGACATCAGCGCCGGGTTGTGGGTGCGGCTGCGCAGCACCACGTCGGCGGCGCCGTGCCCCCGCGCCAGCCGGGCCGCGCCGGAGAGCAGCCGGGTGCCGATCCCGCGGCGCTGCCAGCCGTCCTCGACGAGCAGCGACACCTCGGCGATGGCGTTCTCGCAGGTGGAGATGGACGCGATGCCGACGACCTCGTCGCCGACCGTCGCGACCAGCGCGCCGTTGCCGGCCAGCAGGAGGCGCCGGGCGAACCGGTCGTCGATCCGGGCCAGCGGCGTGGCGTAGCGCCTGTAGACCGAGTCCGCCGAGCAGCGGGCGTGCATCCGGATCAGCGACGCCGTGTCGTCGAACGTCGCGAGCCGGACGGTCGGGGCGTCGGGCGACGCCGGCGTCGGCGCGACGGGTCCCTCCTCGTCGGACGCCGGGGAGGGGGTGAGCAGCTCGGAGGCCACCTCGGCGAAGGCCACCGCGCGGGCGTGCTCGGTGGCGGTGAACGGAGCGGTACGTCGCAGCACGACCTGGTGCGGGCCGACCGTGACGGAGAGGGTGTCCTGGACGGCGCTGAGGTCGGTCGCGTGCGGGGAGGCCGGCGTGGCGTCGAGCAGCCGGCCCAGCACCTCGGCGAGCGTGGCCGAGTCGTGCGCCAGCCTGCGCAGGCCGTGGAGGTACTGGATCGGGCCGTCGACCAGGGCGTGCTCGGTGCACGTGCCGACCGTGACCTGGCCGCCGCCGGCCTCCTCGATCAGCTCGGCGACGTCGACCATCCCCCACGAGTCGGGTGCCCGGAGCACCAGCTCGTCGGTCACCCCGGCGACGCCGGGGAAGATCTGCAGGCCGAGGATGTTGACCCCCCTGCTCGCCGCAGTGCCGGGCCAGGGTCGCCAGCGACCCGGGACGGTCGGCCATCGTCGTACGCACGCGGAACAGCACGGCTGCCTCCTCGGAAGGGTGTGATCGAGCCCCTCCAGGGTGGCCGGGGCAGGTTCCGCCCGTGCTGCGCTGGTGTTGCGGGTGTGAAAACTTCGCCGGGTCACTGGACGGCGGCGGCATCCATCCACATGACCTCCCAGGCGTGCCCGTCGAGGTCGTAGAAGCTGCGGCCGTACATGTAGCCCTCGTCCTGCGGCTCCTTGGTCGGCGAGCCGCCGAGGGCGAGCGCCTGGTCGACGAGGGTGTCGACCTCCTCGCGGCTGTCCGCGGAGACCGCGAGCACCACCTCGGTCGCGCTCGACGCGTCGGCGACGTCCTTGGTGGTGAAGGAGCCGAAGAACGGCCGGACCAGCAGCATCACGCAGGCCTGCTCGCTGACCACCATGCAGGTGGCGTTCTCGTCGGTGAACTGCTGGTTGAACGTGAAGCCGAGCTTGGTGAAGAAGTCGACGGACGCGTCGAGGTCCTGCACCGGGAGGTTCACGAAGATCATGCGCGACATCTGGTTCTCCTTGGTGGTGTGCGGTCACCAGGAGAGACCGGGGCCGCGCGGAGAACTCATCGCCGGACGCACGAACGCCGCCCGGGGACACCCGGACGGCGTTCGTCACTGCACGTGCTGTGGATCAGTGGCCGTGCCCGTGACCGTGGCCGCCGCCCGCGGGGGCGGCGTCCTCCTCCTCGGGCTTCTCGACGATCAGCGTCTCGGTCGTGAGCAGCATGCCCGCGATCGAGGAGGCGTTGACCAGCGCGGAGCGGGTCACCTTCACCGGGTCCAGGACGCCCTGGGCCACCAGGTCGCCGTACTCGCCGGTGGCGGCGTTGTAGCCCTCACCGACCTTGCCCTCGCGGACCTTGGACACGACGACGAAGCCGTTGACGCCACCGTTCTCGGCGATCCAGCGCAGCGGCTGGTCGGCGGACTTGGCGACGATGCGGACACCGGTCGCCTCGTCCCCGGTCAGCCCGAGGTCACCGGAGAGCACCGAGACGGCGTGCACCAGCGCGGAACCGCCGCCGGCGATGATGCCCTCCTCGATCGCGGCGCGCGTCGCGGAGACGGCGTCCTCGATGCGGTGCTTCTTCTCCTTGAGCTCGACCTCGGTGGCCGCGCCGACCTTGACGACGCAGACGCCGCCGGCCAGCTTCGCGAGGCGCTCCATGAGCTTCTCGCGGTCCCAGTCGGAGTCGGTGTTCTCGATCTCGGCCTTGATCTGGTTGACGCGACCCTCGACCTCGGTCTTGTCGCCCGCACCCTCGACGATCGTGGTGTTGTCCTTGGTGATCGTCACGCGGCGCGCCTGGCCGAGCACCTCGAGCCCGACCTGGTCGAGCTTGAGGCCGACCTCCGGGGAGATGACCTGGGCACCGGTGAGGGTGGCGATGTCCTGCAGCATGGCCTTGCGGCGGTCGCCGAAGGCCGGGGCCTTGACGGCCGCGGCGTTGAACGTGCCGCGGATCTTGTTCACGACCAGCGTGGACAGGGCCTCGCCCTCGACGTCCTCGGCCAGGATGAACAGCGGCTTGCCGGCGGCGATGACCTTCTCCAGCAGCGGCAGCAGGTCGGAGATCGCGCTGATCTTGCCCTGGTGGATGAGGATGTAGGGGTCGTCCAGGACGGCCTCCATCCGCTCGGCGTCGGACACGAAGTACGGCGAGATGTAGCCCTTGTCGAACTGCATGCCCTCGGTGAACTCGAGCTCGGTGCCCATGGTGTTGGACTCCTCGACGGTGATGACACCGTCCTTGCCCACCTTGTCGAAGGCCTCGGCGAGGAGCTCGCCGATCACCTTGTCGCGCGAGGAGACGGTGGCGACGGCAGCCATGTCGGCCTTGTCGTCCACGTCGCGGGCGGCGTCGCGCAGCGCGTTGCCGACGGCCTCGACGGCGAGGTCCATGCCACGCTTGAGGCTCATCGGGTTCGCACCGGCGGCGACGGCCCGCAGGCCCTCGTGCACCATCGCCTGGGCGAGGACGGTCGCGGTCGTCGTACCGTCGCCGGCGACGTCGTTGGTCTTGGTGGCGACCTCCTTGGTGAGCTGCACACCCAGGTTCTCGAACGGGTCGTCGACCTCGATCTCACGGGCGACGGTCACACCGTCGTTGGTGATCGTGGGGGCGCCCCACTTCTTGTCGAGGACGACGTAACGGCCCTTGGGGCCGAGTGTCACCTTGACGGCGTTGGCGAGTGCGTCCACGCCACGCTCGAGGGAACGGCGGGCGTTCTCGTCGAACTCCAGAATCTTCGGCATCTGTAGATGCACCTTCCTGTGGTCTTGAATGCTGCTTTAAGACATGCACCCCAGGGGCCCGAACGATTTCAGGCCGCCCGGGGCGGTGTCGGACGAAGCGGTTGAGCTCAGCCGATGACGGCGAGCACGTCGCGCGCCGAGAGGATGAGGTACTCCTGGCCGGAGTACTTGACCTCGGTGCCGCCGTACTTGCTGTAGATGACCTTGTCGCCGACGTTGACGTCGAGCGGGACCCGGTTGCCGTTGTCGTCGATGCGACCCGGACCGATGCTCAGGACCTCGCCCTCCTGGGGCTTCTCCTTGGCAGTGTCCGGGATGACCAGGCCGGAAGCCGTGGTCTGCTCGGCCTCGAGGGCCTTGACGACGATCCGGTCCTCGAGAGGCTTGATGTTGACCGACACGATGCCGACCTCCACTTTCGAAGTTGTCGAGGGGTGATGTTTCTGCAGAACGTTTGGTGCCGGCTTCGTCGCACGCCGTCGCGGGGGTCGCGCGGGTCCACCTGCACTGGCACACTCGAGGTGAGAGTGCCAACGTAAATCTAGCACTCGGTGGCCACGAGTGCCAGACGGGTCCGCGGGTCTCTTCCCGGCCCGGCCTGACAGGATGACGGCGTGGACCTCGACGCCTTCCGCTGGCTGCTGACCGAGCCCGGCCAGGCGCTGCTGGTCCGGGCCACCCAGCTGTACGTCGCCCACGCCGGCGACCCGGTGCGGACCGCCACCGCCCTGCGCCGCCACGACGTCTCGCCCGAGCACGCCGCCGCGGCGCTCACCCAGGTCGACCTGCGGGCCCGGGCGGTGGCCAAGCTCGGCGACGACGCGGCGCGGATGTACTTCACCCCCGAGGGCCTCGAGCAGGCCACCCGGTCCCGGGTCGCCACGCACCGCGCGGCGCGGGTCGCGTTCGCCGCCCCCGACTCGGTGCTCGACCTCGGCTGCGGCATCGGTGGCGACCTGGTGGCGCTGGCCCGGGCCGGGCTGACCGTCGCGGGCGTGGACCGCGACGAGCTGCGGGTGGCGGTGGCCCGGGCCAACCTCGACGCCCTCGGGCTCGGCGGGGCGGTGCAGGTGGCGTCCGCGCAGGACGTCGACGTCTCCGGGTTCGGCGTGGTCTTCGCCGACCCCGCCCGTCGTACCGACCGGGGGCGGGTGTTCGACGTGGACGGCTGGTCGCCGCCGTGGGACTTCGTCACCGCGCTGCTGGCCCGGCCCTCGTGCGTCAAGGTCGCGCCCGGCATCCCGCACTCCCTGCTGCCCGACGGCGTCGAGGCCGAGTGGGTCTCCGACGAGGGCGACGTCAAGGAGGCCGCGCTGTGGTCCCCGCAGCTGGCCACGGCGCGCCGCCGGGCCACGGTGATCAAGGGCGGCGGGCTGGTGTCCGTGACCGACGAGGACGACCCCGGCTCCCCCGGCGTCCGGGCCGTCGGCCGCTGCCTCTACGAGCCCGACGGCGCGGTGATCCGGGCCGGCCTGGTGACCGCGGTCGCGGCCGGCGTGAACGGCGGGCTGGTCGACGAGCACATCGCCTACGTGACCAGCGACGAGGCGTTCTCCACCCCGCTGGCCCGCTCCTACGAGGTGCTCGACGAGCTGCCCTACAAGGAGAAGCCGCTGCGCGCCGCGCTCCGGGCCCGCGGGGTGGGGCGGCTGACGATCAAGAAGCGCGGCGTCGACGTGGTGCCCGAGGAGCTCCGCAAGCGGCTGTCCCTGCACGGCGAGCAGGAGGCCACGATCGTGATGACCAGGGTCGCCGGCAAGGGCACCTGCCTGCTCGTCCGCCCCTTCTGACGCGACCCGTCACCCGTGCAGGGGTCCTCCCGGTGTGTCGTCGCAGGAGTGACGGGTCGATAACCCCTGGCGCCGGCCGGCCGCTGATGGGGACACTCGTCGCATGGTCTCCCCCGAGCAGCTCCTCGCCTTCGGCGTCGCCGCCCTGGTGCTGATCGCGATCCCCGGTCCGAGCGTGGTGTTCGTGATCGGCCGCGCCCTCACCTACGGCCGCGGCGTCGCGCTGTCCACGGTGCTCGGCAACAGCCTCGGCCTGCTGGTGGTGCTGGTGCTCGTCGCGCTCGGCCTCGGCGTCGTCGTGCAGGAGTCGATCGCCGTCTTCACCGTGCTCAAGCTGGTCGGGGCGGCGTACCTCGTGGTGCTGGGGGTGCAGGCCGTCCGGCACCGCCGCGGCCTCACCCTCGGCACCGGAGAGCCGGCCGCTCCCCTGTCCCGACGTACGGCGGTCCGCCAGGGGTTCGTCGTCGGCGTCTCGAACCCCAAGGCGTTCATGATCTTCGCGGCCGTGCTGCCGCAGTTCGTGGAGCGCGGCGCGGGGCACGTGCAGGCGCAGATGCTGCTGCTCGGGCTGCTGGCGTTCGGGATCGGGCTGGGGTCCGACAGCGTGTGGGCGCTGCTCGCCAGCCGGCTGCGCGCCTGGTTCGGCGCCTCCCCGCGCCGCGGCGAGGCGATGGGCGCACTGGGTGGCGTCTCGATGATCGGGCTGGGCGTCGGCCTCGCGGTCACCGGACGGCCGGAGTAGCGCTCCGCGTCAGCGGGTCGCCTCGCGGTGGTACGTCGCCGGCGGCGTGCCGACGACCGAGGTGAACGCGCGGGTCAGGTGCGCCTGGTCGGTGAAGCCCAGCTCGGTCGCGAGCGCGGACCAGTCGACCGCCCCGCCGCCGTGCGCGACCGCCGCCGCGTCGAGGATCCGGCTGCGCGAGATCACCCACTTCGGCCCGACGCCGACGTACTCGGTGAACAGCCGCTGCAGCGAGCGCAGGCTCGTCGTCGCCAGGTCGGCGAGCTGCTCGGCGCGGGTCAGGCCGCGGTCCCGCTCGACCGCCGCGACCAGGGCCCGCACCTCGGCGACGACCGGGTCCGGGCGCGGGCCGACCGCGAGGAGGTAGTCCTCCAGGGCCTCGACCATCTCCGGGACGCCGACGTCGCCGAGCACGCGCGCCGCGACCGGCCGGTCGTCGACGCCGAGCAGGTCGCCGGCCGGCTGCACGGTGCCGGCGATCCCGCCGACGCCGCGGCCCAGGAACGGCCGGAACCCGCCGGGGTGGAACGCGACGCCGATGGTGTGCCCGGTGCCGGTCAGGGTGCGGAAGAACGGCTCGCGGCTGATGCCGTGCACGAGCAGCCGGCCCTCCTCCGCGGCGAGGTGGATGCGCGGCTGCGGCACGACCTGCTGCCGGTGCGGCTCGGCGGTGCGCCACCCGACGTACCAGTGGTAGTCGACGAGCCCGGCCAGCGCCGGGCCGGCGGCCACCCGCTCGACGCTGATCGCCCGCTCCGCCGCGGCGGGACGCAGGATCGCGTCGGGTCTGCCGAGCTGCTCGTCCATGGCGCGAGGGTAGCCAGGCACGAGGCCCGGCTCGACCTGAACCCAGGCCCGGGTCGACCTGAACCCAGGCCCGGGTCAACCTGAACCCAGGCCCGGGTCGGCCTGGACCCGGGCCCGGGTGGCGTGTTTGTGCAAGACCGGCGGCCGGGGTTCTCACTACCTTCTCGGGCATGAGCTATGCACAGAAGGCGACCTGCACGTTCACCGTCTCGTCCTGGAGCGAGGAGGTGTACGCCGACATCGACGGCGAGGGGACGACGGCCGGGGAGCTGTACTTCCCGAAGCGCGGGCTGTCCCGCGCGGCCGTCGGGTACACCTACTCCGGGGACGTCGAGGGCACCTCGACGCTGGTGTACCTGATGGGCTACCGCGACGGCGACGACCTGGTGATCGGCCTGGAGCGGTTCGAGGGATCGATCGGCGGCCAGGAGGGGTCCTGCGTGCTGCGGCACGAGGCGGTGCACGACGCCACCGGCGTGCGCGGCACCGCGACGGTCGTGCCCGGCATGGGCACCGGCGGCCTGGAGCGGCTGAGCGGCGAGGCCGCGCTGGAGATCGCCGGGCACAGCGAGACCGGCTACCCGCTGGT
It encodes:
- the groES gene encoding co-chaperone GroES; amino-acid sequence: MSVNIKPLEDRIVVKALEAEQTTASGLVIPDTAKEKPQEGEVLSIGPGRIDDNGNRVPLDVNVGDKVIYSKYGGTEVKYSGQEYLILSARDVLAVIG
- a CDS encoding DUF6597 domain-containing transcriptional factor, whose translation is MDEQLGRPDAILRPAAAERAISVERVAAGPALAGLVDYHWYVGWRTAEPHRQQVVPQPRIHLAAEEGRLLVHGISREPFFRTLTGTGHTIGVAFHPGGFRPFLGRGVGGIAGTVQPAGDLLGVDDRPVAARVLGDVGVPEMVEALEDYLLAVGPRPDPVVAEVRALVAAVERDRGLTRAEQLADLATTSLRSLQRLFTEYVGVGPKWVISRSRILDAAAVAHGGGAVDWSALATELGFTDQAHLTRAFTSVVGTPPATYHREATR
- a CDS encoding GNAT family N-acetyltransferase translates to MTDELVLRAPDSWGMVDVAELIEEAGGGQVTVGTCTEHALVDGPIQYLHGLRRLAHDSATLAEVLGRLLDATPASPHATDLSAVQDTLSVTVGPHQVVLRRTAPFTATEHARAVAFAEVASELLTPSPASDEEGPVAPTPASPDAPTVRLATFDDTASLIRMHARCSADSVYRRYATPLARIDDRFARRLLLAGNGALVATVGDEVVGIASISTCENAIAEVSLLVEDGWQRRGIGTRLLSGAARLARGHGAADVVLRSRTHNPALMSLAFASGLRARIRLDGDTVVVTVGVDGLKPLTMVPAATARKASIAEQSTPA
- a CDS encoding class I SAM-dependent methyltransferase, which produces MDLDAFRWLLTEPGQALLVRATQLYVAHAGDPVRTATALRRHDVSPEHAAAALTQVDLRARAVAKLGDDAARMYFTPEGLEQATRSRVATHRAARVAFAAPDSVLDLGCGIGGDLVALARAGLTVAGVDRDELRVAVARANLDALGLGGAVQVASAQDVDVSGFGVVFADPARRTDRGRVFDVDGWSPPWDFVTALLARPSCVKVAPGIPHSLLPDGVEAEWVSDEGDVKEAALWSPQLATARRRATVIKGGGLVSVTDEDDPGSPGVRAVGRCLYEPDGAVIRAGLVTAVAAGVNGGLVDEHIAYVTSDEAFSTPLARSYEVLDELPYKEKPLRAALRARGVGRLTIKKRGVDVVPEELRKRLSLHGEQEATIVMTRVAGKGTCLLVRPF
- a CDS encoding LysE family translocator; translated protein: MVSPEQLLAFGVAALVLIAIPGPSVVFVIGRALTYGRGVALSTVLGNSLGLLVVLVLVALGLGVVVQESIAVFTVLKLVGAAYLVVLGVQAVRHRRGLTLGTGEPAAPLSRRTAVRQGFVVGVSNPKAFMIFAAVLPQFVERGAGHVQAQMLLLGLLAFGIGLGSDSVWALLASRLRAWFGASPRRGEAMGALGGVSMIGLGVGLAVTGRPE
- a CDS encoding DUF3224 domain-containing protein, translated to MSYAQKATCTFTVSSWSEEVYADIDGEGTTAGELYFPKRGLSRAAVGYTYSGDVEGTSTLVYLMGYRDGDDLVIGLERFEGSIGGQEGSCVLRHEAVHDATGVRGTATVVPGMGTGGLERLSGEAALEIAGHSETGYPLVLGYDLG
- the groL gene encoding chaperonin GroEL (60 kDa chaperone family; promotes refolding of misfolded polypeptides especially under stressful conditions; forms two stacked rings of heptamers to form a barrel-shaped 14mer; ends can be capped by GroES; misfolded proteins enter the barrel where they are refolded when GroES binds); amino-acid sequence: MPKILEFDENARRSLERGVDALANAVKVTLGPKGRYVVLDKKWGAPTITNDGVTVAREIEVDDPFENLGVQLTKEVATKTNDVAGDGTTTATVLAQAMVHEGLRAVAAGANPMSLKRGMDLAVEAVGNALRDAARDVDDKADMAAVATVSSRDKVIGELLAEAFDKVGKDGVITVEESNTMGTELEFTEGMQFDKGYISPYFVSDAERMEAVLDDPYILIHQGKISAISDLLPLLEKVIAAGKPLFILAEDVEGEALSTLVVNKIRGTFNAAAVKAPAFGDRRKAMLQDIATLTGAQVISPEVGLKLDQVGLEVLGQARRVTITKDNTTIVEGAGDKTEVEGRVNQIKAEIENTDSDWDREKLMERLAKLAGGVCVVKVGAATEVELKEKKHRIEDAVSATRAAIEEGIIAGGGSALVHAVSVLSGDLGLTGDEATGVRIVAKSADQPLRWIAENGGVNGFVVVSKVREGKVGEGYNAATGEYGDLVAQGVLDPVKVTRSALVNASSIAGMLLTTETLIVEKPEEEDAAPAGGGHGHGHGH
- a CDS encoding VOC family protein, which produces MSRMIFVNLPVQDLDASVDFFTKLGFTFNQQFTDENATCMVVSEQACVMLLVRPFFGSFTTKDVADASSATEVVLAVSADSREEVDTLVDQALALGGSPTKEPQDEGYMYGRSFYDLDGHAWEVMWMDAAAVQ